A stretch of the Mesorhizobium sp. Pch-S genome encodes the following:
- the maiA gene encoding maleylacetoacetate isomerase: protein MSEIVLHNYYRSSTSYRVRIALDMKGIAYTYVPHHLRHGEHLEPAYLSVNPQGLVPALIWDDGTLLTQSLAIIEFLDETRPEPALLPKDVAGRARVRMLSQMIACDIHPVNNLRVLTSLRTVFGAGDEDVVNWFRHWVNEGFQPLEKMLSSSPQTGTFCHEETPGLADICLVAQVANNARFGVDMSPYPVISRINAACMELPAFQKAAPQNQPDAES, encoded by the coding sequence ATGAGTGAAATCGTCCTGCACAACTACTACCGCTCGTCGACTTCCTACCGCGTCCGCATCGCGCTCGATATGAAGGGCATCGCCTATACCTATGTGCCGCACCACCTGCGTCACGGCGAGCATCTCGAGCCCGCCTATCTCTCGGTCAACCCGCAGGGGCTGGTTCCGGCGCTGATCTGGGATGACGGCACCTTGCTCACCCAGTCGCTCGCCATCATCGAGTTTCTGGACGAGACCAGACCGGAGCCGGCACTGCTTCCCAAGGATGTCGCCGGCCGCGCCCGCGTGCGCATGCTCTCCCAGATGATCGCCTGCGATATCCATCCGGTGAACAATCTGCGCGTGTTGACCAGCCTCCGCACGGTGTTCGGCGCTGGCGACGAGGACGTCGTCAACTGGTTCCGTCACTGGGTCAACGAAGGCTTCCAACCTCTTGAGAAGATGTTGTCTTCGTCACCACAAACGGGAACGTTCTGCCACGAAGAGACGCCGGGGCTGGCCGACATATGCCTGGTCGCTCAGGTCGCCAACAACGCGCGTTTCGGCGTCGACATGTCTCCTTATCCCGTCATCTCGCGCATCAATGCCGCCTGCATGGAGCTGCCCGCTTTCCAGAAGGCAGCACCGCAGAACCAGCCCGACGCGGAGAGCTAG
- a CDS encoding zinc-dependent alcohol dehydrogenase family protein: protein MKAVVFEKFGETPVIRTVPDPVPSPDGVVIKVAATGLCRSDWHGWMGHDPDIRLPHVPGHELAGIVVAAGRQVHNWKAGARVTVPFVAACGHCFECASGNHQVCEHQFQPGFSAWGSYAEYVAIDHADTNLVAIPEEMDFATAASLGCRFVTSFRAVVDQGRVTPGEWVAVHGCGGVGLSAIMIANAMGANVVAIDLTSEKLELARKLGAVATINASETSNVVKAVKQITNGGAHMSMDALGHPTTSYNSISNLRRRGRHVQVGLMLGDHAKAAVPMAKIIAHELEIRGSHGMQAFRYGAMMEMIKTGKLRPDLLIGRTYSLDEAPAALMAMGNFEGTGIGVVTQF from the coding sequence ATGAAGGCCGTCGTGTTCGAAAAATTCGGGGAAACACCGGTGATCCGCACTGTGCCGGATCCTGTTCCCTCGCCCGACGGCGTGGTGATCAAGGTCGCCGCGACCGGGCTGTGCCGAAGCGACTGGCACGGCTGGATGGGGCACGATCCAGATATCCGCCTGCCGCATGTGCCAGGGCATGAACTTGCCGGCATCGTCGTGGCCGCGGGCCGCCAGGTGCACAACTGGAAAGCCGGCGCGCGTGTGACCGTGCCGTTCGTGGCAGCCTGCGGCCATTGCTTCGAGTGCGCCTCCGGCAATCACCAGGTCTGTGAGCACCAGTTCCAGCCCGGTTTTTCGGCATGGGGTTCCTATGCCGAATATGTCGCGATCGATCACGCCGACACCAATCTGGTTGCCATTCCCGAAGAAATGGACTTCGCCACGGCTGCCAGCCTCGGTTGCCGGTTCGTGACGTCCTTTCGTGCCGTGGTCGACCAGGGCCGTGTCACGCCCGGCGAATGGGTGGCCGTGCATGGCTGCGGTGGAGTTGGCCTGTCGGCGATCATGATCGCCAATGCCATGGGCGCAAACGTCGTGGCGATCGACCTCACCAGCGAGAAGCTCGAGCTGGCAAGGAAACTGGGAGCCGTCGCCACGATCAACGCATCGGAAACGTCCAATGTGGTGAAGGCGGTGAAGCAGATCACCAATGGTGGGGCCCATATGTCGATGGATGCACTCGGCCATCCGACGACATCCTACAACTCGATCTCCAATTTGCGCCGCCGTGGCCGGCATGTGCAAGTTGGCTTGATGCTTGGCGATCACGCCAAGGCGGCGGTTCCGATGGCCAAGATCATCGCCCACGAACTCGAAATCCGCGGCAGCCACGGCATGCAGGCATTCCGCTACGGTGCGATGATGGAAATGATCAAGACCGGCAAGCTGCGGCCCGACCTGTTGATCGGCAGGACCTACAGCCTAGACGAGGCCCCGGCAGCGCTGATGGCGATGGGCAATTTCGAGGGCACGGGCATCGGCGTGGTGACGCAGTTCTGA
- the phaZ gene encoding poly(3-hydroxyalkanoate) depolymerase, translating into MAMAAGKAKADGAMDIKMFDVDGQLLRVGIRHGSSNRPPLMMFNGIGANLELAAPFMAALEDTTGIIFDVPGVGGSPNPIFPYRPSTLARLGKRLGEILGHDRLDISGVSWGGGLAQQFAFQYPSVCRKLILAATAPGITMVPGTPAVLSKMASPRRYTDPGYMRSIAAEIYGGDFRKDPTLINRHASAMKGASQYGYFLQLFAMSGWTSLPWLWMLRQPTLIMAGTDDPLVPVINARMLNTMIARSRLELLDDGHLFLVTKPKQSAEMIEAFLRE; encoded by the coding sequence ATGGCGATGGCTGCAGGCAAGGCCAAGGCGGACGGCGCGATGGACATCAAGATGTTCGATGTCGACGGACAGCTGCTGCGGGTCGGGATTCGTCATGGCAGTTCCAATCGTCCGCCGTTGATGATGTTCAACGGCATCGGCGCCAATCTGGAGCTGGCCGCCCCCTTCATGGCAGCATTGGAGGATACGACCGGCATCATTTTCGACGTGCCGGGCGTTGGTGGCTCGCCCAACCCCATCTTTCCCTATCGGCCTTCGACGCTGGCGCGGCTCGGAAAACGCCTCGGCGAAATCCTCGGCCATGACAGGCTGGACATTTCCGGCGTGTCGTGGGGCGGTGGGCTCGCCCAGCAATTCGCCTTCCAGTACCCTTCGGTATGCCGCAAACTGATCCTGGCAGCCACCGCACCCGGGATCACCATGGTGCCGGGCACTCCCGCCGTGCTTTCGAAGATGGCGAGCCCGCGCCGCTATACCGATCCCGGCTACATGCGTTCGATCGCAGCGGAGATTTATGGCGGCGACTTCCGCAAGGATCCGACACTGATCAACCGCCATGCATCCGCCATGAAGGGCGCTTCGCAATACGGTTATTTCCTGCAGCTCTTCGCGATGAGCGGCTGGACCAGCTTGCCCTGGCTATGGATGCTGCGTCAGCCGACCTTGATCATGGCCGGTACCGACGATCCGCTGGTGCCGGTGATCAACGCCAGGATGCTCAACACCATGATCGCCCGGTCGCGGCTGGAACTGCTTGACGATGGCCATTTGTTCCTGGTGACCAAGCCGAAGCAGTCGGCCGAGATGATCGAGGCTTTCCTGCGGGAATGA
- a CDS encoding alpha/beta fold hydrolase — protein sequence MAKAPAKDSKDGEKHGEERARDTRPLSEQIADEAAENTLALNPLVGLRTQDIAAATGSVLKALASHPQALAEQWLAFASEFGKIVTGQSEIAADPKDRRFADPAWKSSSLHKAVMQSYVAWSKSVTELVAKTDLPEKDAARARLITSIFVDTMAPSNNPALNPTAIKTLVDTGGKSAVSGLKNFLDDMTRNGGLPSSVDASKFKVGENLANSPGTVVFRNEVLELVHYTATTEKVYQRPLLVVPPQINKYYSVDLSPDKSMIKFLLSHGIQPYCVSWRNPTPEQRDWGLDTYIAALDEACDAAREITGSDTVNIMGSCSGGITLSTYVAWLAAQQKQKINAVILAVCVLNTQADTDSDFAALVTPETIMAAKQMSKARGILDGHEMAKMFAWMRPNDLIWNYWVNNYLLGNAPPAFDVLYWNADTTRLPARLHGDFLDLIFTNPFMNPGKMSIHGVPIDMGKVKHDTYVIGGTTDHITPWKAVYQTARLYGDNTTFILSNSGHLQSLLNPPGNPKAWYVKGKTKEKDADAWTAKAEKHEGSWWLDWAAYLKERSGEEVAAPKAPGSTRHKPVGSAPGTYVFEP from the coding sequence ATGGCGAAGGCGCCGGCGAAGGACAGCAAGGACGGCGAAAAGCACGGTGAGGAGAGGGCGAGGGACACGCGCCCGCTTTCCGAGCAGATCGCCGATGAGGCGGCTGAAAACACGCTGGCGCTCAATCCTCTTGTCGGCCTTCGCACGCAGGATATCGCCGCCGCAACCGGCTCCGTACTGAAAGCGCTGGCCAGCCACCCGCAGGCCCTGGCCGAACAATGGCTCGCCTTCGCCAGCGAGTTCGGCAAGATCGTCACCGGCCAGTCCGAGATTGCCGCCGACCCCAAGGACCGTCGCTTCGCCGATCCGGCCTGGAAATCGAGCAGCCTGCACAAGGCAGTGATGCAGTCCTATGTCGCCTGGAGCAAGTCGGTGACCGAGCTGGTCGCCAAGACCGACCTGCCCGAGAAGGATGCAGCGCGCGCGCGGCTGATCACCTCCATCTTCGTCGACACGATGGCACCTTCCAACAACCCTGCTTTGAACCCGACCGCCATCAAGACGCTGGTGGATACCGGCGGTAAGAGTGCTGTGAGCGGGCTGAAGAATTTCCTCGACGACATGACACGCAATGGCGGCCTGCCGTCATCAGTCGACGCTTCCAAGTTCAAGGTCGGCGAGAACCTCGCCAACAGTCCAGGCACCGTCGTTTTCAGGAACGAGGTGCTGGAGCTCGTTCACTACACGGCAACGACCGAAAAGGTCTATCAGCGGCCGTTGCTGGTCGTTCCACCGCAGATCAACAAGTACTATTCGGTCGATCTTTCGCCGGACAAGAGCATGATCAAGTTCCTGCTCAGCCACGGCATCCAGCCCTATTGCGTCTCCTGGCGCAACCCGACGCCGGAACAGCGCGACTGGGGGCTCGACACCTATATCGCTGCGCTCGACGAGGCATGCGATGCCGCGCGCGAGATCACCGGCTCCGACACCGTCAACATTATGGGCTCCTGCTCGGGTGGCATCACGCTGTCGACCTATGTCGCCTGGCTTGCCGCGCAGCAGAAGCAGAAGATCAACGCCGTCATCCTGGCGGTCTGTGTGCTCAACACCCAGGCCGACACGGATTCGGATTTCGCGGCCCTGGTGACGCCAGAGACGATCATGGCTGCCAAGCAGATGTCGAAGGCGAGGGGCATCCTCGACGGCCACGAAATGGCGAAGATGTTTGCCTGGATGCGGCCGAACGACCTGATCTGGAACTACTGGGTCAACAATTATCTGCTCGGCAACGCGCCGCCGGCCTTCGACGTGCTCTACTGGAACGCCGACACCACCCGCCTGCCGGCCCGGCTGCACGGCGACTTCCTGGACCTCATTTTCACCAATCCGTTCATGAACCCGGGCAAGATGTCGATCCACGGCGTGCCGATCGACATGGGCAAGGTGAAACACGACACCTATGTCATCGGCGGTACCACCGACCACATCACGCCATGGAAGGCGGTCTACCAGACCGCACGTCTCTATGGCGACAACACCACCTTTATCCTCTCCAACTCCGGCCATCTGCAGAGCCTGCTCAACCCGCCCGGAAATCCAAAGGCCTGGTATGTGAAGGGCAAGACCAAGGAGAAGGATGCCGACGCCTGGACTGCGAAGGCTGAAAAGCATGAGGGAAGCTGGTGGCTCGACTGGGCCGCCTATCTCAAGGAGCGTTCAGGCGAAGAGGTTGCGGCACCGAAGGCACCGGGCAGTACCCGGCACAAACCGGTGGGGTCGGCTCCGGGTACCTACGTGTTCGAACCGTGA
- a CDS encoding MaoC family dehydratase: MSKTPPTYEQLRGMTGQELGFSDWVEVDQTRIDQFAECTEDRQWIHTSPERAKKESPFRTTIAHGYLSLSLIGGLSQQMNVVPENTQAVFNYGLDKVRFLAPVRVGTRVRLRASLISVEDKAPGQYLMKFANTIEIEGEEKPALMAETLAMFYERRRKTGG, encoded by the coding sequence ATGAGCAAGACACCTCCGACCTACGAACAGCTCCGGGGCATGACCGGGCAGGAGCTCGGTTTTTCCGACTGGGTAGAGGTCGATCAGACGCGCATTGATCAATTTGCCGAGTGCACCGAAGACCGGCAGTGGATCCATACCAGTCCCGAGCGGGCGAAGAAGGAGAGTCCGTTCCGCACCACGATCGCCCATGGCTATCTCAGCCTGTCGCTTATCGGCGGTCTCAGCCAGCAGATGAATGTCGTGCCTGAGAACACCCAGGCCGTCTTCAACTATGGCCTGGATAAGGTGCGCTTTCTGGCGCCGGTCAGGGTGGGTACGCGGGTCAGGCTACGTGCTTCGTTGATCTCGGTGGAGGATAAGGCCCCTGGTCAGTATCTGATGAAGTTCGCCAACACGATCGAGATCGAGGGCGAGGAGAAACCGGCGCTGATGGCCGAAACGCTGGCCATGTTCTACGAGCGGCGGAGAAAAACGGGAGGATAG
- a CDS encoding long-chain-fatty-acid--CoA ligase: MERIWVRNYPAGVPAEVDINQYSSVVALFEESFAKYRNEKAYVFMDKALTFGEVDSLSRDFAAYLQGLGLKRGDRVAIMMPNVLQYPIAVAAVMRAGFIVVNVNPLYTPRELEHQLNDSGAQAIIILENFAATLQEVIRGTPVKHVVLASVGDLLGFPKGIVANLVLRKVRKAIPAFSLPGAVRFNAALAAGRGKKLDRPDIGPNDPAVLQYTGGTTGVSKGATLLHSTIIANLLASEAWTQPGLKRRPISGQLTFITALPLYHVYAFITCGLLAMRTGGVNVLIPNPRDIPAMIKEVAKYRFHVMPGVNTLFNALANNPEFAKLDFSQFRIANGGGMAVQEAVARKWLEVTGCPIVEGYGLSETSSGIACNPTDNDAYTGTIGLPLPNVEIRLLDDDGNDVPHGQPGEIAIRGPQVMAGYWNRPDETEKVMTPDGFFKSGDIGIMDENGYVKIVDRKKDMILVSGFNVYPNEVEAVAVLHPGVLEAAVVGVPDKNSGEAVMMFVVRKDPTLSKEVLAEFCVKHLTGYKKPKYIEFRNDLPRTNVGKILRRELRDEVIREMAAPR, from the coding sequence ATGGAGCGTATCTGGGTAAGGAATTACCCGGCCGGCGTGCCGGCTGAGGTCGACATCAACCAGTATTCGTCTGTCGTTGCGCTGTTCGAGGAGAGCTTCGCGAAATACAGGAACGAAAAGGCCTATGTCTTCATGGACAAGGCCCTGACCTTCGGCGAGGTCGACAGCCTTTCGCGTGACTTCGCAGCCTATCTGCAGGGGCTTGGCCTGAAGCGGGGCGACCGCGTCGCCATCATGATGCCGAACGTACTGCAATATCCGATTGCCGTCGCCGCGGTCATGCGTGCCGGTTTCATCGTCGTGAATGTCAATCCGCTCTACACGCCGCGGGAGCTGGAGCATCAGCTCAACGATTCCGGCGCGCAGGCGATCATCATCCTGGAGAATTTCGCGGCGACGCTGCAGGAGGTCATCCGCGGCACCCCGGTCAAACATGTCGTGCTGGCCAGTGTCGGCGATCTGCTGGGCTTTCCGAAAGGCATTGTCGCCAATCTGGTGCTGCGCAAGGTCAGGAAGGCGATACCGGCCTTTTCCTTGCCAGGTGCCGTGCGCTTCAATGCGGCGCTGGCCGCAGGCAGGGGCAAGAAGCTCGATCGGCCGGACATCGGACCGAATGATCCCGCGGTGCTGCAGTACACCGGTGGCACAACCGGTGTTTCCAAAGGCGCGACGCTGCTCCACAGCACCATCATCGCCAATCTGCTTGCCTCGGAAGCGTGGACGCAACCGGGCCTCAAGCGCAGGCCGATCAGCGGACAGCTCACTTTCATAACCGCGCTGCCGCTCTATCATGTCTACGCTTTCATCACCTGCGGCCTGCTCGCCATGCGCACCGGCGGCGTAAACGTGCTGATCCCCAATCCGCGCGACATTCCGGCGATGATAAAGGAAGTCGCGAAGTACAGGTTTCATGTGATGCCGGGCGTCAACACACTGTTCAATGCGCTCGCCAACAATCCGGAATTCGCCAAGCTGGATTTTTCGCAGTTCCGCATCGCCAATGGCGGCGGCATGGCCGTGCAGGAGGCGGTGGCCAGGAAGTGGCTGGAGGTTACCGGCTGCCCGATCGTCGAGGGTTACGGACTGTCTGAAACCTCCTCCGGCATCGCCTGCAATCCAACTGACAACGATGCCTACACCGGCACGATCGGCCTGCCTTTGCCGAATGTCGAAATCAGGCTGCTCGACGACGACGGCAATGATGTGCCACACGGCCAGCCCGGTGAGATCGCCATTCGTGGGCCGCAGGTCATGGCCGGCTATTGGAACCGGCCTGACGAGACCGAGAAGGTGATGACGCCGGACGGTTTCTTCAAATCCGGCGACATCGGCATCATGGATGAGAACGGCTACGTGAAGATCGTCGACCGTAAGAAGGACATGATCCTGGTTTCCGGCTTCAACGTCTATCCGAACGAGGTCGAGGCGGTTGCTGTTCTGCATCCAGGCGTTCTGGAGGCTGCCGTTGTCGGCGTGCCGGACAAGAATTCCGGCGAAGCGGTGATGATGTTCGTCGTGCGGAAGGATCCGACACTCAGCAAGGAAGTGCTGGCGGAATTCTGCGTCAAACATCTCACCGGCTACAAGAAGCCGAAATATATCGAGTTCAGGAACGATCTGCCGCGAACCAATGTCGGCAAGATACTGCGCCGCGAGTTGCGCGACGAGGTGATCAGGGAGATGGCAGCGCCACGATGA
- a CDS encoding wax ester/triacylglycerol synthase family O-acyltransferase gives MKQLGGIDATFLYMETPETPMHVAGLTLYEPPADLSGSFYDHFKDFFLTRMHLAPIFEKKLARTVLELDHPAWVDAGEIDISYHLRRSTLAAPGSWKQLEDMVGELHSTLLDRSRPLWQFTVIDGLDDGNVAIYSKMHHAAIDGGAGMAIAAALYDMSPQPRKVKPPEPKPAVRKPTIEERAILGINDVVQNVMRQQLKAMEAVPQVLGTLTDLLIAKSGNGENKGVGLPGIPDILAPKTPFNVTITAQRSFAARALSLGDAKMIAKATGTKINDVVMAVSAGALRAYLEDHEALPKKPLVAFVPISLRQPGDMDASNQVFGMFCPIATELADPLERLMAIRKNSGDSKTLAGTVKDVSPKDYTLLGAPILFPGLAQLYGRTGLADVMPSTTNLTISNVPGPPIPVFCAGAKVLAMFPVSIPIHGIALNITVQSYQDRLDFGITADRRAVPDIDHLGDLLVTAMAELKAAAEKLPAPPPKPTKQ, from the coding sequence ATGAAGCAGCTCGGCGGCATCGACGCCACATTTCTATACATGGAGACGCCGGAAACGCCGATGCATGTCGCCGGTCTGACGCTCTATGAGCCGCCGGCCGATCTTTCGGGCTCCTTCTACGATCATTTCAAGGACTTCTTCCTCACCCGGATGCATCTGGCGCCGATCTTCGAAAAGAAGCTCGCCCGAACCGTGCTGGAGCTCGACCACCCGGCCTGGGTCGACGCCGGCGAGATCGATATCTCCTATCATCTGCGTCGATCGACACTGGCGGCGCCGGGCAGCTGGAAGCAGCTGGAGGACATGGTCGGCGAATTGCATTCGACCCTGCTCGACCGCTCACGACCGCTCTGGCAATTCACGGTGATCGATGGCCTCGATGACGGCAATGTCGCCATCTACTCCAAGATGCACCATGCCGCGATCGATGGCGGTGCCGGCATGGCGATTGCGGCAGCCCTCTACGACATGTCGCCCCAGCCACGAAAGGTGAAGCCGCCGGAGCCAAAGCCGGCCGTCCGCAAGCCGACGATCGAGGAGCGCGCCATCCTGGGCATCAATGACGTGGTGCAGAATGTGATGCGCCAGCAATTGAAGGCGATGGAAGCCGTGCCGCAGGTGCTCGGTACATTGACCGACCTGCTCATCGCCAAGAGCGGAAATGGCGAAAACAAGGGCGTTGGCTTGCCTGGCATTCCCGATATCCTGGCTCCCAAGACGCCATTCAACGTCACCATCACCGCGCAGCGATCCTTCGCCGCCCGCGCCTTGTCGCTCGGCGACGCCAAGATGATTGCCAAGGCAACCGGCACCAAGATCAACGATGTGGTGATGGCGGTGAGTGCCGGCGCATTGCGGGCCTATCTCGAAGATCACGAAGCCCTGCCGAAGAAACCGCTGGTGGCCTTCGTGCCGATCTCGTTGCGCCAGCCGGGTGACATGGATGCTTCCAACCAGGTCTTCGGCATGTTCTGCCCGATCGCAACGGAGCTTGCCGATCCGCTGGAACGATTGATGGCAATCCGAAAAAACAGCGGCGATTCCAAAACTTTGGCCGGAACGGTGAAAGATGTTTCACCGAAAGACTACACGCTGCTTGGCGCGCCGATCCTGTTTCCGGGCCTTGCCCAGCTCTATGGCCGCACGGGCCTTGCCGACGTGATGCCGTCGACCACGAATCTCACCATCTCCAACGTTCCCGGGCCACCGATCCCGGTTTTCTGTGCCGGGGCCAAGGTGCTGGCGATGTTCCCCGTTTCGATCCCGATCCACGGCATTGCCCTCAACATCACCGTGCAGAGCTATCAGGACCGGCTCGACTTCGGGATCACCGCCGACCGCCGTGCGGTACCGGATATCGACCATCTCGGCGACCTGCTGGTGACGGCCATGGCAGAGCTCAAGGCCGCGGCCGAAAAACTGCCTGCGCCTCCGCCGAAGCCTACAAAGCAATGA
- a CDS encoding alpha/beta hydrolase, giving the protein MMAHADTLKPPSRLLFALELRALPELGGFVASLPLLTALAPRGDGHPVLVLPGLVTSDRSTVALRGFLKSKGYASYGWDLGRNYGPLPGVESKMIDRLKELADKHERKVSLVGWSLGGIYARQLAKMLPDDVRLVITLGSPFNGDPRATNAWKLYEFTSGHKVDDREGHMGGAISESPPVPTTAIYSRTDGICAWQACMENELPHTESIEVEASHCGLGHHPAAVYAIADRLAQREGEWTPFDRGGFKSLFFPDPKRN; this is encoded by the coding sequence ATGATGGCCCACGCTGATACGCTGAAACCGCCTTCGCGACTGCTGTTCGCGCTGGAACTCAGGGCGTTGCCCGAACTCGGCGGTTTCGTCGCTTCGCTGCCGCTGCTGACGGCGCTGGCACCGCGTGGCGACGGCCATCCCGTTCTGGTGCTGCCGGGCCTCGTCACCAGCGATCGATCGACGGTGGCGCTGCGCGGCTTCCTGAAATCCAAAGGTTATGCCAGCTATGGCTGGGACCTCGGCCGCAACTACGGCCCCTTGCCCGGCGTCGAAAGCAAGATGATCGACCGCCTCAAGGAGCTGGCCGACAAACATGAGCGCAAGGTGAGCCTTGTCGGCTGGAGCCTCGGCGGCATCTATGCGCGGCAGCTCGCCAAGATGCTGCCCGACGACGTGCGCCTGGTGATCACGCTGGGCAGCCCGTTCAACGGCGATCCACGCGCGACGAACGCGTGGAAGCTTTACGAGTTCACCTCGGGCCATAAGGTCGATGATCGCGAAGGCCATATGGGTGGCGCGATTTCGGAATCGCCCCCGGTCCCGACAACGGCGATCTACAGCCGCACAGACGGCATCTGCGCCTGGCAGGCCTGCATGGAAAACGAGTTGCCGCACACCGAGAGCATCGAGGTGGAAGCGAGCCATTGCGGCCTCGGCCACCATCCGGCTGCTGTCTATGCGATTGCCGACCGTCTGGCGCAACGCGAAGGCGAGTGGACGCCGTTTGACCGCGGCGGCTTCAAGAGCCTGTTTTTTCCCGATCCGAAACGGAACTAA
- a CDS encoding ATP-binding protein, translating into MKVAIEMGTASGAAATLDLEELLATRLLVQGNSGSGKSHLLRRLLEQSAPWVQQVVIDPEGDFVTLADRFGHIVVDAQRTEAELTGIAGRIRQHRASVVLNLEGLDVEQQMRGAAAFLNGMFDAERDYWYPVLVVVDEAQLFAPAVAGEVSDEARKVSLGAMTNLMCRGRKRGLAGVIATQRLAKLAKNVAAEASNFLMGRTFLDIDMARAADLLGMERRQAEMFRDLARGNFVALGPAMSRRPLPVAIGTVETSARSVSPKLTPLPEAIEDVESLILTPSPEELRQPVVRRPRPPAPTPTADILEQLARALPEQAAASEPAPTLFDEVEREALIKAVLSEIVEDPDAAFRADSLLYQDFLVRCRIRRVPGEPLGLSVFRRRLAIAKTGIDETTAASDVWQQALALSADVPEDLQAVFLIVAQAAVTGSSCPSDAALARAYGTQSARRARRLLSFFEERGLAVLRTDFHGRRVVAFPDLGCETAPGDPNRLDDVPEQQAAE; encoded by the coding sequence ATGAAGGTAGCCATCGAGATGGGGACGGCGTCTGGCGCAGCCGCCACGCTCGATCTTGAGGAGTTGCTGGCGACACGTCTGCTGGTGCAGGGCAATTCCGGCTCCGGCAAGTCGCATCTCCTGCGCCGTCTTCTCGAACAGAGCGCACCCTGGGTGCAGCAGGTGGTGATCGACCCAGAGGGCGATTTCGTCACGCTCGCCGACCGTTTCGGACACATCGTGGTCGATGCGCAGCGCACGGAGGCCGAACTCACCGGCATTGCCGGCCGCATTCGCCAGCACCGCGCCTCCGTCGTGCTTAATCTCGAAGGTCTCGACGTCGAACAGCAGATGCGTGGTGCCGCGGCCTTCCTGAACGGCATGTTCGATGCGGAGCGCGATTACTGGTATCCCGTGCTGGTGGTGGTGGACGAGGCTCAGCTGTTTGCGCCTGCGGTGGCCGGGGAGGTTTCCGACGAAGCCCGCAAGGTTTCGCTCGGTGCCATGACCAACCTGATGTGCCGGGGCCGCAAGCGTGGCCTTGCCGGCGTCATCGCCACGCAGCGGCTGGCCAAGCTCGCCAAGAACGTGGCGGCGGAAGCCTCCAACTTCCTGATGGGCCGCACCTTCCTCGACATCGACATGGCGCGTGCTGCCGATCTGCTTGGCATGGAACGCCGCCAGGCAGAGATGTTCCGCGATCTGGCGCGCGGTAATTTCGTGGCGCTCGGGCCTGCCATGTCGCGGCGGCCGTTGCCGGTCGCCATTGGCACGGTCGAAACGTCGGCGCGCTCGGTCAGCCCCAAGCTGACGCCGCTGCCGGAGGCAATCGAGGATGTCGAAAGCCTGATCCTGACGCCGAGCCCGGAGGAGTTGCGCCAACCGGTGGTGCGTCGCCCGCGTCCGCCTGCACCGACCCCGACCGCTGACATTCTGGAACAGTTGGCGCGTGCATTGCCCGAACAGGCTGCCGCGTCGGAGCCTGCACCGACCCTGTTCGACGAGGTCGAGCGTGAGGCGCTGATCAAGGCGGTACTATCGGAAATCGTGGAAGACCCTGATGCTGCTTTCCGAGCAGATTCATTGCTTTACCAGGACTTTCTGGTGCGTTGCCGCATCCGCCGTGTGCCGGGTGAACCGCTTGGCCTTTCCGTATTCCGCCGGCGGCTGGCCATCGCCAAGACCGGTATCGACGAGACGACGGCGGCAAGCGATGTCTGGCAACAGGCTCTGGCGCTGTCCGCCGATGTTCCTGAAGATCTGCAGGCGGTGTTCCTGATTGTGGCGCAGGCGGCTGTGACCGGCTCGTCGTGCCCATCCGACGCTGCGCTGGCGCGGGCCTACGGCACGCAATCCGCGCGCCGTGCGCGGCGCCTGCTGTCTTTTTTCGAGGAACGTGGCCTGGCTGTGCTGCGGACCGATTTTCATGGACGTCGTGTGGTGGCCTTCCCCGATCTCGGTTGCGAGACCGCGCCGGGCGATCCCAACCGGCTGGACGACGTACCGGAACAGCAGGCGGCCGAGTAG